One Streptomyces sp. P9-A2 DNA window includes the following coding sequences:
- a CDS encoding riboflavin kinase — protein MLQITRQSPARRLTASRPFAIESLQSHDQVVTGVVQHGDARGRLLGFPTANLTMSTSARLDGVWSAVVVTEDDGRHWPAAVSIGRRTTFYGRHGQRLLEAHLLDVEIELYDREISVHLVNRIRSQRRFRDVEDLVGQLAKDIEDVRNWATSISLEAGAR, from the coding sequence TTGCTGCAGATAACTCGGCAGAGCCCGGCCAGACGCCTGACAGCGAGCCGGCCGTTCGCGATCGAAAGCCTTCAGTCACACGACCAGGTCGTCACCGGCGTCGTCCAACACGGCGATGCCCGCGGACGACTGCTGGGTTTTCCCACCGCCAACCTCACCATGTCGACCAGCGCTCGCCTCGACGGTGTCTGGTCCGCCGTAGTTGTCACGGAGGATGACGGCCGACACTGGCCTGCTGCGGTCTCCATCGGACGGAGAACCACCTTCTACGGCCGCCACGGCCAACGACTCCTCGAAGCCCATCTTCTCGACGTGGAGATCGAGCTGTACGACCGGGAAATATCGGTCCATCTCGTGAACCGAATCCGCTCGCAACGCCGGTTTCGTGACGTCGAGGACCTTGTGGGGCAGTTGGCGAAAGACATTGAGGATGTCCGCAACTGGGCGACGTCAATCTCGCTCGAAGCGGGCGCGCGATGA
- a CDS encoding cupin domain-containing protein, with protein sequence MTFPDPKQFRLVVAGPTESGDADFLDVGPAAEFDFPGVSAGAFYWAVEGGHSKETFGAPPSRVALAGPNGSTFGVSSFPAHSSGEVGADDLGDSMTVTDDDGDAGMHASDTIDYEVVISGKVDLVLPGGKKRTLVPGDLLVMAGVPHAWKNPYDEDCVYIVVTVGFNSPEVAS encoded by the coding sequence ATGACGTTCCCTGACCCCAAGCAGTTTCGACTCGTCGTCGCGGGCCCGACCGAGTCCGGCGACGCCGACTTCCTCGACGTGGGCCCTGCCGCCGAGTTCGACTTCCCCGGCGTGTCCGCAGGTGCGTTCTACTGGGCCGTCGAAGGCGGCCACAGCAAGGAGACCTTCGGTGCCCCGCCGAGCAGGGTCGCGCTGGCGGGCCCCAATGGATCCACCTTCGGCGTGAGCAGCTTCCCTGCGCACTCGTCGGGCGAGGTGGGGGCCGACGATCTCGGCGACAGCATGACCGTCACCGATGACGACGGCGACGCCGGAATGCATGCGAGCGACACCATCGACTACGAGGTCGTGATCTCGGGCAAGGTCGACCTCGTGCTCCCCGGCGGCAAGAAGCGCACGCTCGTTCCGGGTGACCTGCTCGTGATGGCAGGCGTTCCCCACGCCTGGAAGAACCCTTACGACGAGGACTGCGTGTACATCGTCGTGACCGTCGGCTTCAACTCCCCCGAGGTCGCATCGTGA
- a CDS encoding isocitrate lyase/PEP mutase family protein: protein MTLTAPGKALRAVFESEETALMPFGSLPIHAAMAQHAGFGAFQLSGGMSAWWQGISDVGWLTLTEVVDHAKRTARAADIPIYCDADTGFGAPINVQRTVAEFIDAGVGGIHIEDQREPKKSGGVAGIELVSDAEAIGRLNAAVDARDKHDEDFVIVARTDGYGAAGGGVDEAIRRAQLYKAETGADVIFFEGMHTWEQAELALKETPGPAYAVSVGLIGRKTVAEMTALGQAIQPVPFVLPGIHEVWRLLADVKESGEATPFAEYLDRMGADAGTDYDVGWGAMFGRPSTDYVRETEEKYLPGSAQRDYDNNAHVGEHY, encoded by the coding sequence GTGACCCTCACTGCACCCGGTAAGGCGCTGCGCGCGGTCTTCGAGAGCGAGGAGACGGCGTTGATGCCGTTCGGTTCGCTGCCGATCCACGCGGCGATGGCGCAGCACGCGGGCTTCGGGGCGTTCCAGCTCTCGGGCGGGATGTCGGCATGGTGGCAGGGCATCTCGGATGTGGGGTGGCTCACCCTGACCGAGGTCGTCGACCACGCGAAGCGCACGGCCCGCGCTGCGGACATCCCGATCTACTGCGATGCCGACACCGGTTTCGGCGCGCCGATCAATGTGCAGCGCACGGTGGCCGAGTTCATCGACGCCGGTGTCGGAGGCATCCACATCGAGGACCAGCGCGAACCGAAGAAGTCGGGTGGTGTCGCCGGCATCGAGCTCGTGTCCGACGCCGAGGCGATCGGGCGCCTGAACGCCGCTGTCGACGCGCGTGACAAGCACGACGAGGATTTCGTGATCGTCGCCCGCACCGACGGCTACGGTGCCGCCGGGGGTGGCGTCGACGAGGCGATCCGTCGTGCGCAGCTCTACAAGGCTGAGACCGGCGCCGACGTGATCTTCTTCGAAGGCATGCACACGTGGGAACAGGCCGAGCTCGCGCTGAAGGAGACGCCCGGCCCGGCCTACGCCGTCAGCGTGGGGCTGATCGGCCGTAAGACCGTCGCCGAGATGACCGCGCTGGGGCAGGCGATCCAGCCTGTTCCGTTCGTTCTGCCGGGCATCCACGAGGTGTGGCGACTGCTGGCCGACGTCAAGGAGTCGGGCGAGGCCACGCCTTTCGCCGAGTACCTCGACCGCATGGGTGCCGACGCCGGCACGGATTACGACGTCGGCTGGGGCGCCATGTTCGGGCGCCCGTCGACCGACTACGTGCGCGAGACGGAGGAGAAGTACCTCCCGGGGAGCGCCCAGCGCGACTACGACAACAACGCCCACGTCGGAGAGCACTACTGA
- a CDS encoding flavin reductase family protein → MIQNRLRGFDADPLIVRQTFAQFPSGVAALAADIDGAKHALVASSFMVGVSLEPCLVAVAVQKTSVTWEQISKAGRLGVSIFGKGQSGLTRQLAHKDRAARFEQVAIEVSDDGAVFIDGAALWLDCSISAVSEAGDHWMVLLEAHRLGAGENEPLVWHGSTFRELASPPAVDAA, encoded by the coding sequence GTGATCCAGAACCGCCTGCGTGGGTTCGACGCCGATCCGCTGATCGTGCGTCAGACGTTCGCTCAGTTCCCTTCGGGCGTTGCGGCGCTCGCGGCCGACATCGACGGAGCGAAGCACGCGCTCGTCGCATCGTCCTTCATGGTCGGCGTGTCCCTCGAACCGTGCCTCGTCGCCGTCGCGGTGCAGAAGACGTCCGTGACATGGGAGCAGATCTCGAAGGCGGGCCGCCTCGGCGTTTCGATCTTCGGCAAGGGGCAGAGCGGTCTCACCCGACAGCTCGCCCATAAGGATCGTGCTGCGCGATTCGAACAGGTCGCGATCGAAGTGAGCGATGACGGTGCGGTATTCATCGACGGTGCGGCGCTGTGGCTCGACTGCTCCATCTCCGCCGTCTCGGAAGCCGGCGACCACTGGATGGTGCTGCTCGAAGCACACCGTCTCGGTGCCGGTGAGAACGAGCCGCTCGTCTGGCACGGTTCGACATTCCGCGAGCTCGCCTCTCCTCCCGCAGTCGACGCCGCGTAA
- a CDS encoding AraC family transcriptional regulator encodes MKLSSYQNLRVPNFSVHNLRQILEEADLDWRTALANAEIDPNALTRPGSTIPARKELAFQLQFVALTRDRVDLWVRASRAYTTSTYGARGMALATAPTVAAWAEVASATDNAPGLLEITPLRAPDGRVTGIEFTYPDAPEELIPFSVYRDLCTATPSLAWLYGGTFPFTRIEVPLAEVSPEALTYVSCTIECCAEALRLWWDPAISTDELPFGNAFQHEAWVKADAQIIDSFRATGDWPHTVAKAIRAAPNLNRTLANVAATLRVSPRTLQRKLELTGDDFARVRDETLSDLACDLLSHTDHSVSEISRKLGYADPASFTMAFKRWRGMPPTAFREASRYGDKDPGHQHTERPRSCW; translated from the coding sequence ATGAAGCTGAGCTCTTATCAGAACTTGCGCGTGCCGAACTTCAGTGTTCACAACCTGCGCCAGATACTCGAGGAGGCGGATCTCGACTGGCGAACTGCGCTCGCGAATGCGGAGATCGACCCCAACGCGCTGACCCGACCGGGAAGCACTATTCCTGCGAGGAAGGAGCTGGCCTTCCAGCTTCAGTTCGTCGCTCTCACAAGAGATCGCGTCGATCTTTGGGTGCGAGCCTCGCGCGCTTACACGACGAGCACCTACGGCGCTCGCGGAATGGCCCTCGCGACCGCGCCGACCGTTGCGGCGTGGGCAGAAGTTGCCAGCGCGACTGATAACGCCCCCGGGCTCCTCGAGATCACACCTCTCCGGGCACCGGATGGGAGGGTGACGGGAATCGAATTCACCTACCCGGACGCCCCGGAAGAGTTGATCCCGTTCAGCGTCTACCGCGATCTCTGTACCGCCACCCCATCTCTCGCGTGGCTGTACGGCGGCACTTTTCCCTTCACCCGCATCGAAGTCCCTCTCGCGGAAGTCTCGCCCGAGGCCTTGACGTACGTCTCCTGCACCATCGAATGCTGTGCCGAGGCGTTGCGGCTGTGGTGGGACCCTGCGATATCAACAGACGAGCTCCCCTTCGGCAACGCCTTCCAGCACGAGGCATGGGTCAAAGCGGATGCCCAGATCATCGACTCGTTCAGGGCGACTGGCGACTGGCCCCACACTGTCGCGAAAGCCATAAGGGCCGCACCCAATCTCAACCGCACATTGGCAAATGTGGCCGCGACGCTGCGAGTCTCCCCACGCACCCTGCAACGCAAGCTTGAACTCACGGGCGACGACTTCGCCCGGGTGCGAGACGAGACTTTGAGTGACCTGGCCTGCGATCTGCTCTCGCATACAGATCACTCTGTATCGGAAATATCCCGCAAGCTGGGCTACGCAGATCCGGCCAGCTTCACGATGGCCTTCAAGCGGTGGAGGGGGATGCCTCCGACGGCGTTCAGGGAGGCTTCTCGCTACGGAGACAAGGATCCTGGACATCAGCACACTGAACGGCCCCGCAGTTGCTGGTGA
- a CDS encoding helix-turn-helix domain-containing protein → MTAQERARREALRLRAAELFAAGASAPEVAELLRVTSKSAYQWRRAWAAGGRAASASRGPVGSVANSARRCARKWPRCWSRGRPPTAGMRTSGGPAQVHRDGSHCGDRGEAEHAVADQRRSSGGASATRPAPMLPMSDSPEAECPTGRRQYAEPSGIGPAAQCPGGAS, encoded by the coding sequence ATGACCGCTCAGGAACGCGCGCGACGCGAGGCGCTGCGCCTGCGGGCCGCCGAGCTGTTCGCGGCCGGGGCCAGTGCGCCGGAGGTCGCCGAGCTGCTGAGGGTGACATCGAAGTCCGCCTACCAGTGGCGGCGCGCCTGGGCCGCCGGAGGGCGGGCGGCGTCGGCCTCCCGGGGCCCGGTGGGCAGCGTGGCAAACTCCGCCCGGCGTTGTGCGAGAAAATGGCCGCGATGCTGGAGCAGGGGCCGGCCGCCCACGGCTGGGATGAGGACCAGTGGCGGGCCGGCGCAGGTCCACCGTGACGGCTCCCACTGCGGCGACCGCGGCGAGGCAGAGCACGCCGTCGCTGATCAGCGGCGCAGCTCCGGAGGGGCGTCGGCCACAAGGCCGGCACCCATGTTGCCGATGTCCGACAGCCCTGAGGCAGAGTGTCCGACGGGCCGGAGACAGTACGCTGAACCGAGCGGGATCGGGCCCGCCGCACAGTGTCCGGGAGGTGCTTCATGA
- a CDS encoding group II intron maturase-specific domain-containing protein — translation MSPVRPQSAEVGNPTVRGWMQYFGRFYRSALTPLLTRINACLARWIRQKHKKLAALREALQKMWEIADRYPRMFAHWSWTTVASGAW, via the coding sequence CTGTCACCGGTCAGACCTCAAAGCGCCGAAGTCGGTAATCCAACCGTGCGGGGATGGATGCAGTATTTCGGCCGGTTCTACCGGTCGGCGCTGACACCCCTCCTGACGCGCATCAATGCCTGCTTGGCGCGATGGATTCGCCAGAAACACAAGAAGCTCGCGGCGCTACGCGAGGCGCTCCAGAAGATGTGGGAGATCGCTGATCGGTATCCCCGCATGTTCGCGCACTGGAGTTGGACCACTGTGGCGTCCGGGGCCTGGTGA
- a CDS encoding LLM class flavin-dependent oxidoreductase, with protein MTTGQGGLNLAENTIKLGNWGEIQGLAQKADRYGVDGFIPIARWQGLSGPDRPWGRQFETFTWAAGLAAATQNIQIFATCLVPFIHPVMAAKMMATVDHISGGRMGLNATAGYFKPEYHMFGVEVPEHDTRYELADEWMTIVERLWAVEDDYQFDFDGDFFHLQGAQSWPKPVQTPGPMVMSAGSSPAGQQFAFKHANILFAAIGSVEHSRSVTPKLRENADAAGREDLGLWAGVHIICKDTEKEAREYLEYVEEKGDYESALRYKHIIQNGDSRGWSWDHYKKSEDPKQDESIKTFFRAGLVPLVGTPEMIVDGLQKLQDSGITGVCTGLVDYDEGLDRMNEQIFPLMRDAGLRA; from the coding sequence GTGACGACCGGCCAGGGCGGTCTCAACCTCGCCGAGAACACGATCAAGCTCGGCAACTGGGGCGAGATCCAAGGTCTCGCGCAGAAGGCCGACCGCTACGGTGTCGACGGGTTCATCCCCATCGCCCGCTGGCAAGGGCTCTCGGGCCCCGACCGCCCGTGGGGCCGGCAGTTCGAGACGTTCACGTGGGCCGCAGGTCTGGCAGCAGCGACGCAGAACATACAGATCTTCGCCACCTGCCTCGTCCCCTTTATCCACCCGGTGATGGCGGCGAAGATGATGGCCACCGTCGACCACATCAGCGGCGGCCGCATGGGCCTGAACGCCACAGCCGGCTACTTCAAGCCCGAATACCACATGTTCGGCGTCGAGGTGCCCGAGCACGACACGCGCTATGAGCTCGCCGACGAGTGGATGACCATCGTCGAGCGGCTCTGGGCAGTCGAAGACGACTACCAGTTCGACTTCGACGGGGACTTCTTCCACCTCCAGGGTGCGCAGTCGTGGCCCAAGCCCGTTCAGACGCCCGGGCCGATGGTGATGAGCGCGGGCTCCAGCCCCGCCGGTCAGCAGTTCGCGTTCAAGCACGCCAACATCTTGTTCGCGGCGATCGGCAGCGTCGAGCACAGCCGGTCGGTGACGCCGAAGCTGCGCGAGAACGCCGACGCGGCCGGGCGTGAGGACCTCGGCCTGTGGGCCGGTGTGCACATCATCTGCAAGGACACGGAGAAGGAAGCGCGGGAGTACCTCGAGTACGTCGAGGAGAAGGGCGATTACGAGAGCGCCCTCCGCTACAAGCACATCATCCAGAACGGCGACTCCCGCGGGTGGAGCTGGGATCACTACAAGAAGTCCGAGGACCCGAAGCAGGACGAGAGCATCAAGACGTTCTTCCGGGCCGGTCTCGTTCCGCTCGTGGGCACGCCCGAGATGATCGTCGACGGGCTCCAGAAGCTGCAGGACTCGGGCATCACGGGCGTCTGCACCGGACTCGTCGACTACGACGAGGGGCTCGACCGGATGAACGAGCAGATCTTCCCGCTCATGCGCGACGCGGGCCTGCGCGCCTGA
- a CDS encoding Uma2 family endonuclease produces MTAEMVAPAWMHEQITAEEYESWSEEQCAGIEIVDGMVVVSPSASKRHNRLARILANALDAAAGPDWNADTDFDVRLQDVPLTNRRPDVVVYRADTIDVTPTRPEHVLLAAEVVSPGSETTDRIVKVDQYAKAGIGFYWRIEQAATGVPLVYTYVLDPATKTYREGDVFTGVVKVTAPFPVEIDLGQI; encoded by the coding sequence ATGACGGCCGAGATGGTGGCCCCGGCGTGGATGCACGAGCAGATCACGGCGGAGGAGTACGAGTCCTGGTCCGAGGAGCAGTGCGCCGGCATCGAGATCGTTGACGGGATGGTCGTCGTGAGCCCGAGTGCGTCCAAGCGGCACAACCGGCTGGCTCGGATTCTGGCGAACGCCCTGGATGCCGCCGCGGGGCCGGACTGGAACGCAGACACCGACTTCGACGTCCGGCTCCAAGACGTCCCGCTGACCAATCGCCGCCCGGACGTCGTGGTGTACCGCGCGGACACGATCGACGTCACGCCCACCCGGCCCGAGCACGTGCTGCTGGCGGCGGAGGTGGTGTCACCGGGCTCGGAGACCACCGACCGGATCGTGAAGGTCGACCAGTATGCCAAGGCAGGCATCGGCTTCTACTGGCGAATCGAGCAGGCCGCGACAGGCGTTCCTCTGGTGTACACGTACGTGCTCGACCCTGCGACGAAGACATACCGGGAGGGTGACGTGTTCACCGGCGTCGTCAAGGTCACGGCTCCGTTCCCGGTGGAGATCGACCTCGGGCAGATCTGA
- a CDS encoding SDR family NAD(P)-dependent oxidoreductase has translation MGINDELGFDARVAIVTGAGQGMGREHAKMLASRGARVVANDINAERAAETVAEITVDGGVAVADSNDIVTAAADIVQTALDAFGQLHIVVNNAGINAFGRFWEMDSETWWRVFDVSVKGVVEVSRAAMPHLIASGSGRLINVSSNALMGVPLDSAYAAAKSAIWGLGNTLAAEAKEVGVQVSTVLPVAWTPMTEDAFRDPVVQDAMRAHVPASAVSAFVAWLAHQDTTVYGEAFEVAGVAAARTAFSVMPRMKTAEPTPESWAASAGDLMQDGGLEPLRNASQSFRGQMVHLAPELDTVLPADAADVSVR, from the coding sequence ATGGGAATCAACGACGAACTCGGTTTCGACGCCCGCGTGGCGATCGTCACGGGTGCGGGACAGGGAATGGGGCGCGAGCACGCGAAGATGCTCGCGTCGCGCGGGGCACGTGTCGTCGCCAACGACATCAACGCCGAGCGCGCCGCGGAGACGGTGGCCGAGATCACCGTCGACGGTGGCGTCGCGGTGGCCGACAGCAACGACATCGTCACCGCGGCGGCGGACATCGTCCAGACTGCGCTCGACGCGTTCGGACAGCTCCACATCGTCGTCAACAACGCCGGCATCAACGCCTTCGGACGGTTCTGGGAGATGGACTCCGAGACGTGGTGGCGTGTCTTCGATGTCAGTGTGAAGGGGGTCGTCGAGGTCTCGCGTGCTGCGATGCCGCACCTCATCGCCTCCGGCAGCGGGCGCCTCATCAACGTGTCGTCGAACGCCCTCATGGGTGTTCCGCTCGACTCGGCGTACGCCGCCGCCAAGTCGGCGATCTGGGGTCTCGGCAACACTCTCGCCGCCGAGGCGAAGGAGGTCGGTGTGCAGGTCAGTACGGTGCTGCCGGTCGCCTGGACGCCGATGACGGAGGATGCGTTCCGTGACCCCGTCGTCCAGGACGCCATGCGGGCGCACGTGCCCGCAAGTGCTGTCTCGGCATTCGTGGCATGGCTCGCGCACCAGGACACCACGGTCTACGGCGAAGCCTTCGAGGTGGCAGGCGTCGCCGCCGCCCGCACGGCTTTCTCCGTGATGCCGCGAATGAAGACCGCTGAGCCCACTCCCGAGAGCTGGGCGGCGAGCGCGGGCGACCTCATGCAGGACGGCGGTCTCGAGCCGCTTCGGAACGCGAGCCAGTCGTTCCGCGGTCAGATGGTCCACCTCGCGCCCGAGCTCGATACCGTGCTGCCCGCCGACGCGGCAGACGTGTCAGTGAGGTGA